In one window of uncultured Acetobacteroides sp. DNA:
- a CDS encoding anaerobic C4-dicarboxylate transporter: MFWFELLVVLLAIFVGARLGGIGLGVMGAIGLAILTFGFHLQPTVPPIDVMLMIVAVVTAAGALQAAGGLDYLVHLAEKALRKNPKQITFLGPFVTYVFTLVAGTGHVSYSVLPVIAEVATDSKIRPERPLSISVIASQQAITASPISAATVALLGMLTPFGIGLADILAISIPATLTGVFVGALFASRMGKDLDSDPEYLKRLNDGLVEPLGKDEGSKNVPTTAKVSVWLFLLGAVLIVLFGSFDFLRPEWIVDGKATRLGMPETIEIIMLSIAALILILGKVNVAKVGKGSVFSAGMQAVIAIFGIAWMGDTFFKGNMPFLQSSLLSMVTTYPWLFAFALFVLSILLYSQAATVRALVPFGIGLGLPAASIIAMFPAVNGYFFIPNYPTIVAAINFDRTGTTRIGKYVLNHSFMIPGLVATAVAIAVGFMLATIIL, encoded by the coding sequence ATGTTTTGGTTTGAACTCTTAGTTGTTCTACTTGCAATATTTGTAGGAGCGAGGTTGGGAGGTATTGGTCTTGGTGTAATGGGTGCCATAGGCTTGGCCATCCTTACTTTTGGTTTTCATCTTCAACCAACAGTTCCTCCTATTGATGTAATGTTGATGATTGTCGCAGTTGTTACCGCTGCTGGAGCATTACAGGCTGCAGGAGGATTGGATTACTTGGTGCATTTGGCCGAAAAAGCATTGCGAAAAAATCCTAAGCAAATTACTTTTTTAGGACCTTTTGTTACCTATGTTTTTACCCTTGTTGCAGGAACTGGGCACGTTTCCTATTCGGTTCTTCCAGTAATCGCTGAGGTGGCTACCGATTCGAAAATACGACCTGAACGACCACTTTCCATATCTGTTATTGCATCGCAACAGGCGATTACAGCAAGTCCGATATCTGCAGCCACTGTGGCATTACTTGGCATGCTAACTCCTTTTGGAATTGGGCTTGCCGATATTCTTGCAATTTCTATTCCTGCAACGCTTACAGGTGTGTTTGTCGGAGCTTTGTTTGCATCGCGCATGGGCAAAGATCTTGATAGTGATCCTGAATACCTTAAGCGTTTGAACGATGGACTTGTAGAACCTCTTGGTAAAGATGAGGGAAGCAAGAATGTTCCTACAACCGCAAAGGTGTCGGTATGGCTATTCCTTTTGGGTGCTGTGCTTATTGTACTTTTCGGGTCATTCGATTTTTTACGACCAGAATGGATTGTAGATGGTAAGGCAACGCGTTTAGGCATGCCGGAAACAATAGAAATAATCATGCTTTCTATAGCAGCGCTAATACTGATTTTAGGGAAGGTTAATGTGGCAAAGGTGGGAAAAGGGTCTGTTTTTTCAGCAGGAATGCAGGCTGTTATTGCCATCTTTGGTATTGCATGGATGGGTGATACTTTCTTCAAGGGTAATATGCCATTTCTACAAAGTTCGTTGTTGTCGATGGTTACCACCTATCCTTGGCTTTTTGCCTTTGCGCTGTTTGTTTTATCGATTCTACTTTATAGCCAAGCCGCCACGGTTAGGGCATTAGTTCCTTTTGGTATTGGGCTTGGCTTACCTGCTGCTTCTATTATTGCAATGTTTCCAGCCGTAAACGGATACTTCTTTATCCCTAACTATCCGACAATTGTTGCTGCAATTAACTTCGACAGAACAGGGACAACCCGAATCGGGAAATATGTGCTGAATCATAGTTTTATGATTCCAGGTTTAGTGGCTACGGCAGTAGCTATTGCTGTTGGTTTTATGTTGGCTACTATTATTTTATAG
- a CDS encoding type II asparaginase: MLGIFTFNNFAFAQVKPKIAILATGGTIAGVGQSEVGSAYKSGAITVDKLLAAVPQINTLATVQGEQVVQIGSQDMNDMVWLKLAKRINELAKTDVQAFVITHGTDTQEETAYFLNLVLKTDKPVVLVGSMRASTAISADGPKNLYDAVACAIDPSSKGRGVMIVMDDKILGADDVTKTMTTTVETFACPNYGPLGIMYNGKPIYTRVSLKKHTVKSEFSVDNLSVLPRVEIIYGYANVTPLFVDAAVKAGVKGIVYAGVGNGNPSTTLQDALVAARKSGVAIVRSSRVFSGPTSQFDEVDDDKCEFAASWYKNPQKARVLLMLALTKTNDYKEIQRMFVEY; encoded by the coding sequence ATGCTCGGTATTTTTACGTTTAACAACTTTGCATTTGCTCAGGTAAAACCCAAAATTGCTATTCTAGCAACAGGGGGGACAATTGCCGGGGTAGGGCAATCGGAAGTAGGCTCGGCGTACAAGTCAGGAGCAATTACGGTTGATAAACTTCTTGCTGCTGTTCCTCAAATTAATACACTTGCGACCGTTCAAGGTGAGCAGGTTGTACAAATTGGTAGTCAAGACATGAACGACATGGTTTGGCTTAAGTTGGCAAAGCGCATTAACGAACTTGCAAAAACAGACGTTCAGGCGTTTGTAATTACTCATGGTACCGATACGCAAGAGGAAACAGCGTACTTTCTTAACCTTGTGTTAAAGACAGACAAGCCTGTTGTTTTAGTAGGATCAATGCGTGCATCTACAGCAATAAGTGCAGATGGACCTAAGAATCTTTATGATGCCGTTGCTTGTGCAATTGATCCATCTTCAAAAGGACGCGGTGTAATGATTGTTATGGATGATAAAATATTAGGTGCCGACGATGTTACAAAAACAATGACAACTACTGTTGAAACCTTTGCTTGTCCTAACTACGGTCCTCTAGGAATAATGTATAATGGGAAACCAATATATACTAGAGTTTCGTTGAAGAAGCATACTGTAAAAAGTGAGTTCTCTGTCGATAATTTATCAGTGCTCCCTAGAGTAGAGATAATTTATGGCTATGCCAATGTTACCCCTTTATTTGTAGATGCTGCTGTTAAGGCAGGTGTTAAAGGCATTGTTTATGCAGGGGTAGGGAATGGAAATCCTTCGACAACACTTCAAGATGCTCTAGTTGCTGCTCGTAAGTCGGGAGTTGCGATTGTTCGCTCATCCAGAGTATTTAGTGGACCCACTTCTCAATTTGACGAGGTCGATGATGATAAATGCGAATTTGCCGCTTCGTGGTATAAAAATCCTCAAAAGGCTAGAGTCTTACTAATGCTTGCACTTACCAAAACCAACGACTACAAAGAAATTCAGCGAATGTTTGTTGAATACTAG
- a CDS encoding porin codes for MMKRTCTIMVGVLLFGIGTTAYAQEFKPEYIRSNAIFQVETRVDALTQFDDGYFDTHGICKNFNLVLKGKLSNRISYKFRHRLNRAAQGDDKFLNATDAAWIAFNATDKFIITAGKQTVALGGFEYDYAPIDMYIPSVLYDNIPGYKVGVDLGFIIGKNDWHFQVTNGGLGYYVDGNGNIIHTERVGDHTFLTYTFALNGQYVDGINYRHSVNFYEYEKGRFINLIALGHQFNIGKFCLEADLTNRAYTDDMQLFKDYTLTGNFKYDFGKVTGFFKLGYDKNENYIPTPNVIDARVEQLVYGIGIEYFPFETKDVRFHAFYANGRYDMMNNAKTGTNLINFGVRWNLRLL; via the coding sequence ATGATGAAACGGACATGTACAATTATGGTAGGGGTGCTCTTATTTGGAATCGGAACAACCGCATATGCGCAGGAATTTAAACCTGAATACATAAGGAGTAATGCGATCTTCCAAGTAGAAACACGTGTAGATGCACTTACTCAGTTCGATGATGGTTATTTTGACACTCATGGAATATGTAAGAACTTCAACCTTGTATTAAAGGGGAAACTTTCCAATCGTATTAGTTATAAGTTTCGTCATCGCCTGAACAGAGCAGCACAAGGAGATGATAAATTCTTGAATGCTACTGATGCGGCGTGGATTGCCTTTAATGCTACAGACAAATTTATTATTACTGCAGGAAAGCAAACCGTTGCGTTAGGAGGCTTCGAGTACGATTATGCACCAATCGATATGTATATTCCTAGTGTTCTTTATGATAATATTCCTGGTTATAAGGTTGGTGTCGATCTTGGGTTTATCATAGGGAAAAATGATTGGCATTTTCAGGTGACCAATGGTGGTTTAGGATATTATGTTGACGGGAATGGCAATATTATTCACACGGAGAGAGTTGGGGATCATACATTCTTAACTTACACCTTTGCTTTAAATGGGCAATATGTAGATGGAATCAACTACCGTCACTCGGTTAACTTCTATGAATATGAAAAGGGGCGTTTTATAAACTTAATTGCCCTTGGACACCAGTTTAATATTGGTAAGTTTTGTTTAGAAGCTGATCTTACTAATCGCGCTTATACCGATGACATGCAACTTTTCAAAGATTATACTTTAACTGGTAATTTTAAGTATGATTTTGGGAAAGTTACAGGGTTCTTTAAGTTAGGGTATGATAAAAACGAAAACTATATTCCCACTCCTAATGTAATAGATGCAAGAGTAGAACAGCTTGTTTATGGAATTGGAATTGAATATTTCCCATTCGAAACGAAAGATGTTCGTTTCCATGCCTTTTATGCAAATGGGAGGTATGATATGATGAATAATGCAAAAACTGGAACTAACTTGATCAATTTTGGAGTCCGCTGGAATCTCAGGTTGCTGTAA